The following coding sequences lie in one Arachis stenosperma cultivar V10309 chromosome 5, arast.V10309.gnm1.PFL2, whole genome shotgun sequence genomic window:
- the LOC130982222 gene encoding probable sodium/metabolite cotransporter BASS5, chloroplastic, translated as MNSISLKQLHTVSSPCPIHTSRQKPVLLRCVTNPFSTPLHSHLPTPRQRPSIFHSFHFTDRNPNLRLPCAPLHSSDSLAPDPSHPPQAVKRNSVAIVDILKQANSFLPHVVLGSTLLALIFPPSFTWFTTRYYAPALGFLMFAVGVNSSEKDFVEAFNRPVEIVVGYVGQFVMKPLLGYLFSLISVTVFGLPTPIGAGIALVSCVSGAQLSNYATFLTDPQMAPLSIVMTSLSTASAVFVTPLLSLLLIGKRLPVDVKGMVFSITQIVVAPIALGLLLNRFLPRICNAIRPFLPPLSVFVTALCVGAPLAINIEAVKSPFGASILLLVVGFHLAAFVVGYILSGFVFHDSPDVKALQRTISFETGMQGSLLALALANRFFEDQLVSVPPAISTVIMSLMGFSLVMIWAKRKE; from the exons ATGAATTCAATTTCGTTGAAGCAATTGCATACTGTGAGCTCCCCTTGTCCCATTCATACTTCAAGGCAAAAACCAGTTCTACTACGATGCGTCACCAATCCATTCTCCACTCCTCTCCACTCTCATCTACCGACTCCACGTCAACGTCCCTCCATCTTCCACTCCTTTCACTTTACAGATCGGAACCCCAATCTTCGTCTTCCATGCGCACCTCTTCACTCTTCCGATTCGCTTGCACCCGATCCGTCTCACCCGCCCCAG GCAGTGAAGCGAAATTCAGTGGCTATTGTGGACATTCTGAAGCAGGCAAATTCATTCCTTCCTCATGTAGTCCTTGGCAGCACGCTGCTAGCTCTAATCTTCCCACCTTCATTTACCTGGTTTACCACCAG ATACTATGCACCTGCACTAGGGTTTTTGATGTTTGCAGTGGGGGTAAATTCAAGTGAAAAGGACTTCGTTGAAGCTTTTAACAGGCCAGTAGAAATTGTAGTTGGTTATGTTGGCCAGTTTGTCATGAAGCCCCTTCTAGGGTATCTGTTTTCCCTAATTTCTGTAACTGTATTTGGTCTACCAACACCCATAG GCGCAGGAATTGCATTGGTGTCTTGTGTTAGTGGAGCGCAGCTCTCGAATTATGCTACTTTCCTCACCGATCCACAGATGGCACCATTAAGCATAGTTATGACATCCCTGTCTACTGCATCTGCGGTTTTTGTGACGCCCCTGTTATCGCTTTTGCTCATTGGAAAGAGACTGCCTGTAGATGTAAAAGGAATGGTGTTTAGCATTACACAGATTGTGGTGGCTCCTATTGCTCTTGGCCTGCTTCTAAACCG CTTCCTTCCTCGTATCTGTAATGCTATTCGACCGTTTTTACCTCCACTGTCAGTATTTGTGACGGCTCTCTGTGTTGGAGCTCCTCTTGCAATTAACATTGAGGCTGTTAAATCCCCATTTGGAGCTTCTATCTTGTTGCTTGTTGTTGGTTTTCATTTAGCTGCATTTGTAGTTGGTTATATCTTAAGTGGATTTGTCTTCCATGATTCTCCTGATGTAAAGGCATTGCAGCGAACAATTTCCTTTGAGACAG GAATGCAAGGTAGCCTTCTTGCTCTGGCCCTTGCTAATCGATTCTTCGAAGATCAACTAGTCAGTGTGCCTCCTGCAATTTCT ACCGTAATAATGTCTTTGATGGGATTTTCTCTTGTGATGATTTGGGCCAAGAGGAAAGAGTAA